One window of the Streptomyces sp. ITFR-21 genome contains the following:
- a CDS encoding PPOX class F420-dependent oxidoreductase, translating into MSQPPAASPLFDLLKENRTGVLATLKRDGRPQLSTVSFAYDEASRLIRISATDDRAKTRNLRRDPRASFYLSTPDLWSYLVAEGDAEVTPVAADAGDAVVEELVELYRTIQGEHPDWDEYRAKMVTERRLIIKLRADRAYGWGRGLGATSGPID; encoded by the coding sequence ATGAGCCAGCCGCCCGCCGCCAGCCCGCTGTTCGATCTGCTGAAGGAGAACAGGACCGGGGTGCTCGCCACCCTCAAGAGGGACGGCAGGCCGCAGCTGTCCACCGTGTCGTTCGCCTACGACGAGGCGAGCCGGCTCATCCGGATCTCGGCGACCGACGACCGGGCGAAGACCCGCAACCTGCGCCGGGACCCGCGGGCCAGCTTCTACCTCTCGACGCCCGACCTGTGGTCGTATCTGGTCGCCGAGGGCGATGCCGAGGTGACCCCGGTGGCCGCCGACGCGGGGGACGCGGTGGTCGAGGAGCTGGTGGAGCTCTACCGGACGATCCAGGGCGAGCACCCGGACTGGGACGAGTACCGGGCGAAAATGGTCACCGAACGTCGGCTGATCATCAAGCTGCGCGCGGACCGGGCCTACGGCTGGGGCCGGGGCCTGGGGGCGACGAGCGGCCCGATCGACTGA
- a CDS encoding S1 family peptidase — MKSTRRIQLIAVTSGLLAATAFALPAASAAPAPKATPDAAASLVAHLGADATAGTYYDSAAKTTVVNVTTRAAADAVRTTGATARLVEHSTAQLLKAGDAARTADVAGTAWSVDARTNTLEVNVDSRVTAAQLARLRHSTAAYGDAVHITRVSGTFNKLLSGGDTVQTTQWRCSVGFNVRSGSTYYFLTAGHCTEGLPAYYTASGTYIGPTTGSSFPGNDYGIVRYDSTVAHDGTVGSQDITSAANAFVGEAVKRRGSTTGIHSGTVQALNATVNYGNGEVVSGLIKTNVCAEPGDSGGSLYDGTKAIGLTSGGSGNCSSGGTTYFQPVTEALSAYGVSVF, encoded by the coding sequence GTGAAGTCCACCCGACGCATACAGCTGATCGCGGTCACCTCCGGCCTGTTGGCCGCGACCGCCTTCGCCCTCCCGGCCGCCAGCGCCGCTCCCGCCCCCAAGGCGACCCCGGACGCCGCCGCGTCCCTGGTCGCGCACCTGGGCGCCGACGCCACCGCGGGCACGTACTACGACAGCGCAGCCAAGACCACCGTCGTCAACGTGACCACCCGGGCCGCGGCCGACGCTGTCCGCACCACGGGTGCCACCGCGCGCCTCGTCGAGCACAGCACCGCCCAGCTGCTCAAGGCCGGTGACGCGGCCAGGACCGCGGACGTCGCGGGCACCGCCTGGTCGGTCGACGCGCGCACCAACACCCTGGAAGTCAACGTCGACAGCCGGGTCACCGCCGCTCAGCTGGCCCGGCTGCGGCATTCCACCGCCGCCTACGGCGACGCGGTCCACATCACCCGCGTCTCCGGCACCTTCAACAAGCTGCTGTCCGGCGGCGACACGGTGCAGACCACCCAGTGGCGCTGCTCGGTGGGCTTCAACGTCCGCAGCGGCAGCACGTACTACTTCCTGACGGCCGGCCACTGCACCGAGGGCCTGCCCGCGTACTACACCGCCTCCGGTACGTACATCGGCCCGACGACCGGGTCGAGCTTCCCCGGCAACGACTACGGCATCGTCCGCTACGACTCCACCGTGGCCCACGACGGCACGGTCGGCAGCCAGGACATCACCAGCGCCGCCAACGCGTTCGTCGGTGAGGCGGTCAAGCGCCGCGGCTCCACCACCGGCATCCACAGCGGCACCGTCCAGGCGCTCAACGCCACCGTGAACTACGGCAACGGCGAGGTCGTCTCGGGCCTGATCAAGACCAACGTCTGCGCCGAGCCCGGCGACAGCGGCGGCTCCCTCTACGACGGCACCAAGGCGATCGGCCTCACCTCGGGCGGCAGCGGCAACTGCTCCTCGGGCGGGACGACGTACTTCCAGCCGGTCACGGAGGCGCTCAGCGCGTACGGGGTCAGCGTCTTCTGA